The Hypanus sabinus isolate sHypSab1 unplaced genomic scaffold, sHypSab1.hap1 scaffold_259, whole genome shotgun sequence sequence gggccttttctggttggccagcAGTGACTTGTgctcttcaggggtcagtattcggaccgctacttttcacattgtttgtcaatgacttggataatggaactgatggctttgtgacaaggattgcggatgatacaaagataggtggaggcgaTGGTGGTGCTGAGGGTGCAatacgattgcagcaggacacgtTTGAAGAAcgggcaaatggaatacaaaactgggaaatgtacaataaagcattttggcaaaaggaacaatgGTGAACTATCATCtgattggggagaaggttcaaaccaCAGATGTACAGAAGGAaatgtgatgatgatgatgatgatgacgtaGTCGACTCAGGACTGACTCAGGGCAGCGTCGGGCATTTTCGTGCCTTACAAGGCGCGGATCGGAAGGTTGTGTGGGGCGctactcctcacacagacatttcacaGTATCTTTCTTTATTTGATGAGGTCGaattgcgagctcaacactcaatccGGCACGAATGGAAAGCGTACAAGGGAGCGACTGTATTCGAACCCAGGGACCTCCGttacggagtccggcgctgacgtCACTACGCCACCAGGGCCttgggcaagactcccagaagattagtttacgggttgagtctatggtaacgaaggcaactgcaatgctggctttatttaaagtgaagtagaatatactagcaaggagataatgctgttaCTTTATAAGAGACTACTCAGGCCACAcgtcagaacataagaaatgggagcaggagtcggccattggcccattgagcctgccccgccattcaataaaatcatggctgaactcagctccatctaccagccttttccctataaccattAATTACCTTATTCtgcaaaaacctatctaactgtatcttaaatatacttcgtgaggaaacctcaactgcttccctggacagagaattccacagattcaccactctctgggaaaaacagtttctcctcatctccgccctaactcttctctcctgaatcttgaggcaatgtccccaagttctagtctcatctaccaatggaaacaactttcctacttctatcttatctatccctttcaaaattctgggtatttctataagattccctctcattcttctgaaccccagagagaaaagtcccaggcgactcaatctctcctcataggttaaccccctcatccctggaatcaaactGGTTCACCttctctgcattgcctccaaagccagtactgtctatccttcctcgtgtacggagaccagaactgcacacagtactccaggtgcggcctcaccggtACCCTGTATAGTGGCAGCattacctccctgctcttgaattcaatccctctaccaATGAAGGGTAACATTCTGTTAGAGTTAGAGTATGTGGGACTTCTATCTTAGAAAATGtgcgttgtcattggagagagtccagaggatcttcaagaagatgattccgggaatgaaggggttaagtatgagaagcgtttgccagctttgggcctgtactcctgcACTGACTTATGTTTAGTAAATGTGGGTGGAGGGTGTTCAGAggctgcagaaggctgtaaatctcgtcacctccatcttgggtactagcctacaaagtatccaggacatctttaggaagcggtatcacagaaaggcagcgtccattataaaggaccttcagcacccaggacatgccctttcctcactgttaccatcaggtaggagatacagaagcctgaaggcgcacactcagtgattcaggaaaagcttcttcccctctgccatccgattcctgaatggactttgaaagctttggacactcttcaatatacagtatttctgtttttacacattttaatAAACTATTCAtcacacataattgatttacttgttgatTACTGttttaattagtttattattatctatgccagaatatgaattgcattgaactgctgtttgattattgttttaattcatttattattattatctatgccagaatatgaattgcattgaactgctgctgctgtcaaCAAATTTCAAGCCAAATGCCTGTTGTAATAAACCtcatcctgaatcttgaatctcactgaaacccaccgaATGTGGAAAAGtccagatagggtggatgaggagaggccttttcctatggtgggggtagccataacagagggcacagcctgaaagcggaggagcaaccttttagagcagttaaggaggattttatttagtcagacagcagtgaatctgtggaattctctgacacaGATGGCGGTGGGGGCCAACTCTGTGTGTACATTTCAGGCAAAAGCTAATAGTTTATGGATCAGTCGAGGCATTACAGGATATGCCGAGGagacaggtgcatggggttgagtgagaaccgggatcagccatgatagaacggcggagcagactcaatgggtctgactggcctaattctgctcctatgtctgatagtCTTATAATGCgagtgtcttacacagtgaagattgacacaaaatacttattacatTCGGCCGCGATTTCTTTGCCCTATTACTAACACGCCATCATCATCTTCCAGTGGTACAATATCAACTCTtccctctcttttaccctttatatatctaAACAACTTTTGATACCTGATATTATTGGCTCAATTACCGTAATTTTTCATCAtgtctctcctgtgtgtgtgtgtgtgtgtgtgtgtgtgtatgtgtttttgTTGTTTCCTGTTGGGTATGTAAAAGATTTCCaatcctctcacttcccactgttttCTTGCCATATTACATGACCCCGCTTTTGCttttatcaaaaacaggagaaaatctgtggatgctgggaatccaagcaacacagacacaaaatgctggaggaacctgggaggccaggcagcatatatgggaaatagcaaacagtcgacgtttcgggccgagacccttcatcaggactgggaacaaaGAAGATGAGACATCAGAGGAAGCAGTGTGGGGGTGAAGGGGTGGAAGacgtggtaggtgatgggtgacacTGGGAGACGGGGAGCAGTGAAGGAAAGATCTTCTTTGGATTTTATTTCCTTAAcgattctcgaaagatcattgctaatgcctccacatcacttcagccacctctttcggatctctggggtgtacaccatctggtccaggtgacctatttaccttcagaccatctCTGTATCCCAAAGAACCTTCTCCCGTGTAACGtaactttacacattctgaccactgacatctgggacttccatattcctgccagtgtcttcgagagataagagtgatgtacaagatttattcagttcatctgccatcacctTGCAGCCCCACCCCgtttctacctctccagcatcatttttcagtggtccgatatccacttcaGCCTCTCTCTTACAatatatgtacctgaagaaaaatttggtatcctctttaatattgcgGGTAGCTCATCTATGTATTCCATCTTTGCTGCCTGACAATGACGGAAAACGTAGTTTACTTTATTCAATGtagtcttgtttttttttagtatGTTTCAATTGCGCTTAAGCCCAAAGTGCATAGAGATATGTAGGTAATACATGATACTTATGGGGTATTAGCCTTCATAAGTGGAGGAATAGAGTTGAagtgtcgcgaggtaatgatgcagctctataaaactccagttcaGCCACACTtcgagtactgtgtccagttctggtcgcctcacgataggaaggatgtggaagcattggaatgggtacagaggagatttaccaggttgctgcctggtttaaggagtatggattatgatcagagattaagggagcttgggctttactctttgaaagaaggaggatgagaggagacatgatagagaagtacaagatattaagaggaatagacagagtgggcagccagcgcctctaccccagggcaccactgctcagtacaagaggagatggtaaggggagggaagttcaagggggatattagaggaaggtttttcactcagagagtggttggtgcgtggaatgcactgcccgagtcagtggtggaggcagatacactatatacaaatttaagagactactagacaggtatatggaggaatttaaggtgggaggcaatatgggaggcagggtttgagggtcaccacaacattgtgggccgaagggcctgtaatgtgatgtactattctatgttttataatcaatacattatttcagataggacaatccgtACGAACCATTcgaatataatattacaggattaataagcaggaacaactcccccaatagataaaaccattccaaacacatacaTTCCTCAACCAGTGGAGTACCTCACCacaggcattgtttgtgtcatcagtcagacaacctAAAGATTTTCTCtatcaatcagcttccaaatgttgctactctgtcattcgttgACACGCcccgctgctgattcccttctccttatcatacgttcttaccccgaccgtcgtccagagccccaaactctgccctgtgcagacccgcctctggtttctgaccctgctccgtTGAACATCCAAACAATGGTTTcgcattctgctttcagtctttagaggacagtgtGTTTTCAACAACACTTTAGAAGCAGGGgaaatgacccataatgtggaaatgagccaTGAATAAGGAGGGTAACTCCCAAATTCATTCTTCCTCAGCTCAGAGATTTCAGGGgtaaagaacatctcagacagaactgcagtcagctcaatttcttcagtctgcagaaaattcagggaaacctcttcacccacaggatggtgactgtttggaacccatcaccacagggagagcaagaggtgaacaacaggggaggatttaaaaggactgtccTGGAACAGAATCACAGGCAGGGTCCAGCCGGCATGAGTTGACCCTCCACTGTGCAcaaggtgtgttataaattcattacgtaccggagacagagtttaaaatagaactgatttatttgtctcagaaccagaatattaaactccagtcccattaaaggtgaatgtgcagcagaagaaactcctcccatgcccagtgaccagggtgcagaactgggtgtggtgagcagcagcaataattgcagagttcagcaccgacagtcagtctcgaaattgcattcagcaacggtgatggaaaaatatccagcatgcagcttattgaaactttctccctggTGTGAACCCGGTAGTCTGTCACAAGTGTAACAATGTTTAGGTTACGACTATAGAAAACAGGGATTTGGAGTGTGGGTctatccaatgagagaaatgttccttcttgtgagtctggaagagagatgttcatggtcttttgctggggagagatgagacgatgcgaatggagagagtgggctgtttctttttttttgttttctttactaaccctatagtcaaagtaagaattataaatctcaattgtttaatcacatattgtgtaccgttgttatttcggggtacagtactgatttgtaacaggggatgcatcatgcagcatccacccaaatgagatttcttaagtttggccgggctgggGCCGGGGGCAAATTAAGCTATTTTAAGCTGCTAGCTAAAGTGAGAGTTACATAAGCTTAGATTACTTAGTGAATCACTTCCCACATTCaccgcaggtgaacggccactccccagtgtgtacTCGATGATGCACAttttggttgatttggctgagagaaaCTTTTCCCAAAGACTGACCAGTTGATCGGCCTCtactcagtgtgaactcgctggtgtctttgtagttgagatgaccgagtgaatcccttcccacagtctaagcaggtgaacggcctctccctggtgtgaattcgctgatgtaccttcagttgggatgactgagtgaatcccttcccacagtctgagcaggtgaacggcctctctccagtgtgaactcgctggtgtaccttcagcttggatgactgagtgaatcctttcccacagtttgagcaggtgaatggcctctctccagtgtgaactcgctgatgtaccttcagttgggatgactgagagtatcccttaccacagtctgagcaagtgaacggccactccccagtgtgaactgacttgtgTACCAGTAGTTCGTGTGacagaatgaatcccttcccacagtctgagcatgtgaatggcctctcaccagtgtgaactcctgATGTCCTTTCAGATTAGACAAGCAAGTgaaacccctcccacagtctgagcaggtgaacggccgctccccagtgtgaactcgctgatgtaacttcagaatagatgactgagtgaatcccctcccacattctgagcaggtgaatggcctctctccagtgtgaactcgctgatgtacctccAGTTTTGATAActtagtgaatcctttcccacagtctgagcagatgaatggccaaaCCCCAGTGTGAGCTCGGTGATgtcccttcagttgggatgacaaagagaatcccttcccacagtttgaacaggtgaaaggcctctccccagtgtgaactgacttgtgTGCCAGCAagttggatgaccgagtgaatcccttcccacagtctgagcagatgaacagcttctcaccagtgtgaactcgctgatgttccttcagtttagatgactgagtgaatcccttcccacagtttgagcaggtgaacggcctctccccagtgtgaacccgctgaTGAATCTTCAGTTTATCTGaggaagtgaatcctttcccacattctgagcaggtgtatggcctctctccagtgtgaactcgctgatgtttcttcaggttagatgaccaagtgaatcctttcccacagtctgagcaggtgaacggacactccccggtgtgaactcgctggtgagccattaggtcagatgaccgagtgaatcctttcccagaaattcagcagttgaccagcctctgcccggtgtgcTGTGAACTAATTGGTGTGTCCACTggtgggaagaccgactgaaccccttctcacacacagaacaggtgaatggccttgccccagtataaacttgctgatgtcccttcagttgaaatgtccaactgaatccattcccactgtctgagcagatgaacaggtccccccccccccaccacccccgttTAAAATGGCAGGCATGGCAGTCAGTCTGATGatagagtgaatccctccccacagtctgagcaggaaggatgaccgagtgaatccctccccacagtctgagcgggaaggatgatcgagtgaatccctccccacagtctgagcaggaaggatgaccgagtgaatcccttcccacagtctgagcaggaaggatgatcgagtgaatccctccccacagtctgagtgggaaggatgaccgagtgaatccctccccacagtctgagtgggaaggatgaccgagtgaatccctccccactgtctgagcaggaaggatgatcgagtgaatccctccccacagtctgagcgggaaggatgaccgagtgaatccctccccacagtctgagcaggaaggatgaccgagggaatccctccccacagtctgagcagatgatcgagtgaatcccttgctccacttcttaaatatctggacagagacagcaaaattgACGTGTAGTGTTCGAGATTcccgtagacaaattccttgtcatttttaacctgtaaaaagatttacagaatcaatcaatgggtgtaggagaacatttcagatgagatcacatGAGTTGTCACAGTGTGATCTTAcaatgaagttcaacccaagttgcagagagaaatcatcttctgactgggcacagtgctggtatctggaatgaccatcaaattctctgatgctcttcctgtgtctatcagaatggggcatttctgccatctccaatccgtgacctggctcagtttgactctctccaatggtattattcactgttcccactgagctgcatggttTCCTgttcccacagtaactgaaacactctcacacaaaaagccagcagtgcattccatgcacccaccactctctgtgtaaaaaaaaaaaaattactcctgacatcccctcggtatcaattttcaagcactttaaaactctgctctcttgtgttagccatttcagccctgggaaaataacCTCTGGCtatgcacacgatcaatgcccctcatcatcttatacacctaaaaaagctCTTAACCAAAAAAAAGGACATTTTACACATTATAcgtgatcgagttcatctgcactctcacacaacctatgtagcaggcctgtaatgggtaatgaaggattttctcaccagagcttttgtacattgtccatatgtggtttgcttgctaaactatgctttaaaaagtcagatttgcaaacatcactccacttcttcccacttgcaaattctccagcaacttttgcatcaccacaatacacacaggtaacaccagtttctatattggacataaatatttcccctgatcCCTCTtgaggaattgaggatatataaacaaaatcattttgaacctatgAAACCTCTGGCcaaaagaataattgggactgaataggaattttgAACTGAAGTGAACTCAGTTTTCAGCATTTAGCTAAGACAggctcattaccagttctctgAGGCTTGCAGAGAGACAAACTGAGAGCTGATAGCATTATACATTGTACTCATGTTTGATTAACTGGAGGAGGACTCCCtgataaggacaggaatgaactTGTTTGTTATTAAAtcagggccttgcaaagggaataactgacaAGGACGAGACTGtacatccatctgtaattaaaaccTTGATTTAATAAACTCTCAATTCTAAGTAATtaagttttgcaccaacagacttggGTGTACCAGTTCAAACAACATATTGCAATAGTAATGTATGGGCTTACTATGTACTATGTACAGGCTGTAACCTGACTAAGTCAGTCCACTTGTTAGATAGTGCCAGTGCTTACgtgccttccctttgacaactgggtctcaaTCTCCTGCAGGAGAATGCACAACAAACTGTGGTGATGATAAGAAACTGGACTCCCGAGTTTTAATTGGACTCAACTTTTAACATTTGTCATCACGAACAGGATCCCAATACAGGGAGTGCCAAGCAGACGGGCTGAGTAAGTGGCtggaccactctggggactgCGGAGACTGACC is a genomic window containing:
- the LOC132388049 gene encoding zinc finger protein 239-like, which encodes MAHQRVHTGECPFTCSDCGKGFTWSSNLKKHQRVHTGERPYTCSECGKGFTSSDKLKIHQRVHTGERPFTCSNCGKGFTQSSKLKEHQRVHTGEKLFICSDCGKGFTRSSNLLAHKSVHTGERPFTCSNCGKGFSLSSQLKGHHRAHTGVWPFICSDCGKGFTKLSKLEVHQRVHTGERPFTCSECGRGFTQSSILKLHQRVHTGERPFTCSDCGRGFTCLSNLKGHQEFTLVRGHSHAQTVGRDSFCHTNYWYTSQFTLGSGRSLAQTVVRDTLSHPN